In Vespa velutina chromosome 14, iVesVel2.1, whole genome shotgun sequence, one DNA window encodes the following:
- the LOC124954193 gene encoding pyridoxine/pyridoxamine 5'-phosphate oxidase-like isoform X2 codes for MHKSIIIEVLKKTIQTMSGILHNVDIGDMRMKYKNRSETFIEENLVSKEPIGQFKAWFDEACESPHILEPNAVFLGTATKDGIPSVRTVLLKHFDMEGFKFYTNYNSRKGKEIEQNPNVAMTFYWEPLHRAVRIEGTIEKTSANDSDEYFNSRPFPSKIGSMSSKQSTVIASRHTLIVKERELLARYTEDDIKRPNWWGGYIVKPKSVEFWQGQSDRLHDRIRFRRPISGEKIDNIFVHTGENGWVYERLSP; via the exons ATGCATAAAAGCATTATCATTGAagtgttaaaaaaaacaatacagaCCATGTCGGGTATATTACATAATGTTGATATAGGag ATATGCgaatgaaatacaaaaatagaaGTGAAACGtttatagaagaaaatttggTAAGTAAAGAACCAATAGGACAATTCAAAGCATGGTTTGATGAAGCATGCGAATCACCACATATTCTTGAACCAAATGCGGTATTTCTTGGAACAGCAACTAA AGATGGCATTCCGTCTGTAAGAACagtattattaaaacattttgatATGGAAggtttcaaattttatacaaattataacaGCAGAAAGGGTAAAGAAATA GAACAAAATCCCAATGTTGCAATGACCTTCTATTGGGAACCATTACACCGAGCT GTACGTATAGAGGGAACTATTGAAAAAACTTCAGCTAATGATTccgatgaatattttaatagccGACCATTTCCAAGTAAGATAGGATCTATGTCCAGTAAACAAAGTACTGTCATTGCTAGCAGGCATACTCTTATTGTGAAAGAAAGGGAATTACTTGCTCGATATACGGaagatgatattaaaagaCCAAATTGGTG GGGTGGTTACATAGTTAAACCAAAATCAGTTGAGTTTTGGCAAGGGCAAAGCGATCGTTTGCACGATAGAATTCGTTTCAGACGACCAATTTCCGGAGAAaagattgataatatttttgttcataCAGGTGAGAATGGATGGGTTTATGAAAGATTATCaccttaa
- the LOC124954189 gene encoding ATP-dependent RNA helicase p62-like isoform X3 has protein sequence MIRTRSTILGLIKLGTYGSMSGGYRSNSVSHRGGVGQRNGYGGGGSNSRFGSRNGSTGGNSGGGIAGRGPRNANVAGTNLRKPNWDYENLKPFKKDFYIPHPNVQSRHPREVDLFREENKITLKGEKIPNPIQFFEEGNFPDYVMQAIRKQGFTEPTAIQAQGWPIAMSGLNMVGIAQTGSGKTLGYILPAIVHINSQQPLNRGDGPIALVLAPTRELAQQIQSVVNDFGSLSYVRNTCIFGGAPKGSQARDLERGVEICIATPGRLIDFLERGTTNLRRCTYLVLDEADRMLDMGFEPQIRKIIEQIRPDRQVLMWSATWPKEVRNLAEEYLTDYTQLNIGSLTLAANHNILQIVDVCQEHEKETKLGTLLQEIGNVNDDGGKTIIFVETKKKVENITRNIRRYGWPAVCMHGDKSQQERDYVLREFRNKKGSILVATDVAARGLVEDKQREVAM, from the exons at GATACGAACAAGGAGCACTATTCTTGGATTAATAAAACTTGG gACTTATGGATCTATGTCTGGTGGTTACCGTAGTAATAGTGTGAGCCATCGTGGAGGAGTAGGCCAACGAAATGGATATGGAGGTGGAGGATCAAATAGTCGTTTTGGAAGTCGTAATGGAAGTACAGGTGGAAATAGTGGAGGTGGTATTGCTGGACGTGGACCACGTAATGCCAATGTAGCTGGAACCAACCTGAGAAAACCAAATTGGGATTATGAGAACTTGAAACCTTtcaaaaaagatttctatATACCACATCCAAATGTACAATCACGTCATCCTCGTGAAGTCGATTTGTTTagggaagaaaacaaaatcacTCTCAAAGGGGAAAAAATACCTAATCCTATTCAATTTTTTGAAGAAGGAAATTTTCCTGACTATGTAATGCAGGCTATTAGAAAGCAAGGATTTACAGAACCGACTGCTATACAAGCTCAAGGTTGGCCAATTGCTATGTCTGGGCTAAATATGGTTGGTATAGCACAAACTGGATCTGGAAAGACATTAGGCTATATATTACCTGCTATTGTACACATCAACAGTCAACAACCTTTAAATAGAGGAGATGGGCCAATCGCTCTTGTTTTAGCACCAACTCGTGAACTTGCTCAACAAATACAAAGCGTTGTCAATGATTTTGGATCATTATCTTATGTAAGAAATACTTGCATTTTTGGTGGTGCCCCAAAAGGGAGTCAAGCACGTGATCTTGAACGAGGAGTAGAAATTTGTATCGCGACACCTGGACGTCTTATAGATTTCTTAGAACGTGGTACAACAAATTTACGAAGATGTACATATTTGGTATTGGATGAAGCTGATCGTATGTTGGATATGGGATTTGAACCTCAAATCAGAAAAATCATAGAACAAATCAGACCAGATCGACAAGTTCTCATGTGGTCAGCTACTTGGccaaaagaagtaagaaatcTTGCAGAAGAATATCTTACGGATTACACTCAATTAAATATTGGATCATTGACTTTGGCTGCAAACCACAATATTCTTCAAATAGTTGATGTATGTCAAGAacacgaaaaagaaacaaa ATTGGGAACTCTACTTCAAGAAATTGGTAATGTAAATGATGATGGTGGAAAGACTATCATTTTTGtagagacaaaaaagaaagttgaaaatatCACAAGAAATATTAGGAGATATGGCTGGCCTGCAGTATGCATGCATGGTGATAAGTCGCAACAAGAAAGAGATTATGTTCTTAGAG aattcAGAAACAAGAAAGGTTCTATTCTTGTAGCAACGGATGTTGCTGCACGTGGATTGG TAGAGGATAAACAGAGGGAGGTGGCGATGTAG
- the LOC124954194 gene encoding uncharacterized protein LOC124954194, with amino-acid sequence MSSTINSVITNRDRDCLACRIISGGGLIGSGIYVYYHSKKLQKPKGKTVMYTIASALVLLGTARIMDLPPFRNQFNHR; translated from the exons atgtcaaGCACAATTAACAGTGTAATAACTAATAGAGATCGAGATTGTTTGGCTTGCAGAATTATTAGTGGTGGTGGTCTGATTGGATCAGgcatttacgtttattatcattcaaagaaattacaaaaaccTAAAGGAAAAACAGTAATGTATACTATCGCAAGTG cACTGGTTTTATTGGGGACTGCTAGAATAATGGATCTACCACCGTTTCGAAACCAATTTAATCATAGATAa
- the LOC124954192 gene encoding histidine protein methyltransferase 1 homolog, whose product MFKFGFSEKNDAKENNTNKEKSVLNWINASRIEVAPFDYNRNYEPDEYVETKIFDEIKFKLIRSDKVLCNLIGNNSINIIEAESQHSDLIPAKYEGGLKIWECTYDLVEYIIQENIKFETKLVLDLGCGVGIIGLIALLKDALVHFQDYNAEVITSVTIPNVFLNFKDKQKTLEKCEFYCGDWASFTMLFEKDIKNGDQKYDFIFTSETIYNPENHKKLYEVFKKKLKPNGIGLIAAKTYYFGVGGGMRQFETIVKEDELFNTEVVWRNSKGLQREILQLSWK is encoded by the exons atgTTCAAATTTGGATTCTCTGAGAAAAATGATGCTAAAg aaaataatactaataaagaaaaatctgtTCTTAATTGGATAAATGCATCTAGAATAGAAGTAGCACCATTTGattataatcgaaattatgaACCCGATGAATATGTAGAAACTAAAATCtttgatgaaattaaattcaaattaatccGTTCTGACAAAGTACTATGCAACTTAATAGGAAATAATTCTATCAATATAATCGAAGCAGAATCACAGCATTCCGATCTTATACCTGCAAAATATgaag GTGGTTTGAAGATATGGGAATGTACTTACGATTTAgttgaatatataattcaagaaaatataaaattcgaaacTAAATTGGTGCTAGATTTAGGTTGCGGTGTTGGAATTATTGGATTGATAGCACTTTTGAAAGATGCCCTCGTCCATTTTCAAGATTAT AATGCAGAAGTAATTACATCGGTTACTATAccaaatgtttttttaaatttcaaagaCAAGCAAAAAACATTGGAGAAGTGTGAATTTTATTGTGGAGATTGGGCATCATTTACGATgctttttgaaaaagatattaaaaatgggGATCAAAAATATGACTTCATTTTTACCAGTGAAACCATATATAATCctgaaaatcataaaaaattatatgaagtgtttaagaagaaattgaaacCAAATGGCATTGG aCTCATAGCTGCAAAGACATATTACTTTGGTGTAGGAGGAGGAATGCGCCAATTTGAAACTATTGTAAAGGAGGATGAACTGTTCAACACTGAGGTGGTTTGGAGAAATTCAAAAG gTCTACAAAGGGAAATATTACAGCTATCTTGGAAATGA
- the LOC124954191 gene encoding mitochondrial thiamine pyrophosphate carrier yields MITFSMAKENNRDHAIAGAISGFLTRFTCQPLDVVKIRFQLQVEPIGQHHASKYQSIFQAFWLILKEEGIFALWKGHMPAQLLSVVYGTGQFYSYNVIMEFSDKYSYLNERKYLTNFVAGASAGSIATIVSFPFDTIRTRLIAQSYNCKVYKGILHSCSTILHKESPKVFFSGISPTLLQIAPHTGLQFLFYKYLVDIYKKYFKETETNFYNSMISGSIAGLMAKTVVYPMDLARKRLQIQGFEYGRKEFGRFFKCKGLIDCLRVTIKDEGVKGLFKGLLPSQLKAALTTALHFTFYEQALLILKNI; encoded by the exons ATGATTACATTTTCAATggctaaagaaaataatagagatcATGCTATTGCGGGAGCTATTAGTGGATTTCTTACACGTTTCACTTGTCAGCCCTTGGATGTTGTAAAGATAAGATTTCAG ttgCAAGTAGAACCTATAGGGCAACATCATGCTAGTAAATATCAATCTATTTTCCAAGCATTTTGGttgatattaaaagaagaaggaatattTGCATTATGGAAGGGACATATGCCTGCTCAATTATTATCTGTAGTTTATGGGACAGGACAg TTTTATTCTTACAATGTAATTATGGAATTTTCTGATAAATACtcatatttaaatgaaaggaaatatttgacaaattttGTGGCTGGTGCAAGTGCTGGAAGTATCGCTACCATTGTATCTTTCCCTTTTGATACTATTAGAACAAGATTAATAGCTCAATCTTACAATTGCAAAGTATATAAAGGTATATTACACTCATGTAG TACCATTCTGCATAAAGAATCACCAAAGGTCTTTTTTTCTGGAATATCACCAACTTTATTACAAATTGCTCCACATACTggtttacaatttttattttataaatatcttgtagatatctataaaaagtattttaaagaAACTGAAACGAACTTTTACAATTCTATGATATCTGGTAGTATAGCTGGTTTAATGGCAAAAACCGTTGTATATCCAATGGATTTAGCACGAAAAAGACTGCAAATACAAGGTTTTGAATATGGTAGAAAAGAATTTGGtagattttttaaatgcaaaGGTTTGATAGATTGTTTAAGAGTAACGATAAAAGATGAGGGTGTAAAAGGTTTGTTTAAAGGTTTATTACCAAGTCAATTAAAAGCTGCATTGACGACAGCtttacattttactttttatgaaCAAgccttattaattttaaagaatatatga
- the LOC124954193 gene encoding pyridoxine/pyridoxamine 5'-phosphate oxidase-like isoform X1: MKNLSVSVSLSIGTLSNENICQYMHKSIIIEVLKKTIQTMSGILHNVDIGDMRMKYKNRSETFIEENLVSKEPIGQFKAWFDEACESPHILEPNAVFLGTATKDGIPSVRTVLLKHFDMEGFKFYTNYNSRKGKEIEQNPNVAMTFYWEPLHRAVRIEGTIEKTSANDSDEYFNSRPFPSKIGSMSSKQSTVIASRHTLIVKERELLARYTEDDIKRPNWWGGYIVKPKSVEFWQGQSDRLHDRIRFRRPISGEKIDNIFVHTGENGWVYERLSP, translated from the exons atgaaa AACTTATCAGTCTCGGTCAGCTTATCGATTGGAACATTAAGTAACGAGAATATTTGTCAGTATATGCATAAAAGCATTATCATTGAagtgttaaaaaaaacaatacagaCCATGTCGGGTATATTACATAATGTTGATATAGGag ATATGCgaatgaaatacaaaaatagaaGTGAAACGtttatagaagaaaatttggTAAGTAAAGAACCAATAGGACAATTCAAAGCATGGTTTGATGAAGCATGCGAATCACCACATATTCTTGAACCAAATGCGGTATTTCTTGGAACAGCAACTAA AGATGGCATTCCGTCTGTAAGAACagtattattaaaacattttgatATGGAAggtttcaaattttatacaaattataacaGCAGAAAGGGTAAAGAAATA GAACAAAATCCCAATGTTGCAATGACCTTCTATTGGGAACCATTACACCGAGCT GTACGTATAGAGGGAACTATTGAAAAAACTTCAGCTAATGATTccgatgaatattttaatagccGACCATTTCCAAGTAAGATAGGATCTATGTCCAGTAAACAAAGTACTGTCATTGCTAGCAGGCATACTCTTATTGTGAAAGAAAGGGAATTACTTGCTCGATATACGGaagatgatattaaaagaCCAAATTGGTG GGGTGGTTACATAGTTAAACCAAAATCAGTTGAGTTTTGGCAAGGGCAAAGCGATCGTTTGCACGATAGAATTCGTTTCAGACGACCAATTTCCGGAGAAaagattgataatatttttgttcataCAGGTGAGAATGGATGGGTTTATGAAAGATTATCaccttaa
- the LOC124954189 gene encoding ATP-dependent RNA helicase p62-like isoform X1 translates to MIRTRSTILGLIKLGTYGSMSGGYRSNSVSHRGGVGQRNGYGGGGSNSRFGSRNGSTGGNSGGGIAGRGPRNANVAGTNLRKPNWDYENLKPFKKDFYIPHPNVQSRHPREVDLFREENKITLKGEKIPNPIQFFEEGNFPDYVMQAIRKQGFTEPTAIQAQGWPIAMSGLNMVGIAQTGSGKTLGYILPAIVHINSQQPLNRGDGPIALVLAPTRELAQQIQSVVNDFGSLSYVRNTCIFGGAPKGSQARDLERGVEICIATPGRLIDFLERGTTNLRRCTYLVLDEADRMLDMGFEPQIRKIIEQIRPDRQVLMWSATWPKEVRNLAEEYLTDYTQLNIGSLTLAANHNILQIVDVCQEHEKETKLGTLLQEIGNVNDDGGKTIIFVETKKKVENITRNIRRYGWPAVCMHGDKSQQERDYVLREFRNKKGSILVATDVAARGLDVDDVKYVINFDYPSSSEDYIHRIGRTGRSQSTGTSYAFFTPQNSRQAKDLINVLQEANQVINPKLAELATRTGGGGYNRNRWGYAARGRENTFSGTHKRFDNSRNSYNS, encoded by the exons at GATACGAACAAGGAGCACTATTCTTGGATTAATAAAACTTGG gACTTATGGATCTATGTCTGGTGGTTACCGTAGTAATAGTGTGAGCCATCGTGGAGGAGTAGGCCAACGAAATGGATATGGAGGTGGAGGATCAAATAGTCGTTTTGGAAGTCGTAATGGAAGTACAGGTGGAAATAGTGGAGGTGGTATTGCTGGACGTGGACCACGTAATGCCAATGTAGCTGGAACCAACCTGAGAAAACCAAATTGGGATTATGAGAACTTGAAACCTTtcaaaaaagatttctatATACCACATCCAAATGTACAATCACGTCATCCTCGTGAAGTCGATTTGTTTagggaagaaaacaaaatcacTCTCAAAGGGGAAAAAATACCTAATCCTATTCAATTTTTTGAAGAAGGAAATTTTCCTGACTATGTAATGCAGGCTATTAGAAAGCAAGGATTTACAGAACCGACTGCTATACAAGCTCAAGGTTGGCCAATTGCTATGTCTGGGCTAAATATGGTTGGTATAGCACAAACTGGATCTGGAAAGACATTAGGCTATATATTACCTGCTATTGTACACATCAACAGTCAACAACCTTTAAATAGAGGAGATGGGCCAATCGCTCTTGTTTTAGCACCAACTCGTGAACTTGCTCAACAAATACAAAGCGTTGTCAATGATTTTGGATCATTATCTTATGTAAGAAATACTTGCATTTTTGGTGGTGCCCCAAAAGGGAGTCAAGCACGTGATCTTGAACGAGGAGTAGAAATTTGTATCGCGACACCTGGACGTCTTATAGATTTCTTAGAACGTGGTACAACAAATTTACGAAGATGTACATATTTGGTATTGGATGAAGCTGATCGTATGTTGGATATGGGATTTGAACCTCAAATCAGAAAAATCATAGAACAAATCAGACCAGATCGACAAGTTCTCATGTGGTCAGCTACTTGGccaaaagaagtaagaaatcTTGCAGAAGAATATCTTACGGATTACACTCAATTAAATATTGGATCATTGACTTTGGCTGCAAACCACAATATTCTTCAAATAGTTGATGTATGTCAAGAacacgaaaaagaaacaaa ATTGGGAACTCTACTTCAAGAAATTGGTAATGTAAATGATGATGGTGGAAAGACTATCATTTTTGtagagacaaaaaagaaagttgaaaatatCACAAGAAATATTAGGAGATATGGCTGGCCTGCAGTATGCATGCATGGTGATAAGTCGCAACAAGAAAGAGATTATGTTCTTAGAG aattcAGAAACAAGAAAGGTTCTATTCTTGTAGCAACGGATGTTGCTGCACGTGGATTGG atgTTGACGATGTAAAATATGTGATCAACTTCGATTATCCGTCGTCGTCTGAAGACTACATACACAGAATTGGAAGAACAGGCCGTTCGCAAAGTACAGGAACGAGTTACGCATTCTTCACTCCACAAAATAGCAGACAAGCTAAAGATCTAATTAATGTACTTCAAGAGGCTAATCAAGTCATCAATCCAAAATTGGCAGAATTAGCAACGAGAACTGGTGGTGGCGGTTACAATCGTA atcGTTGGGGATATGCAGCCCGTGGAAGGGAAAACACATTCTCTGGAACACATAAACGTTTCGACAACTCAAGGAACAGTTATAATAGTTGA
- the LOC124954193 gene encoding pyridoxine/pyridoxamine 5'-phosphate oxidase-like isoform X3, whose protein sequence is MRMKYKNRSETFIEENLVSKEPIGQFKAWFDEACESPHILEPNAVFLGTATKDGIPSVRTVLLKHFDMEGFKFYTNYNSRKGKEIEQNPNVAMTFYWEPLHRAVRIEGTIEKTSANDSDEYFNSRPFPSKIGSMSSKQSTVIASRHTLIVKERELLARYTEDDIKRPNWWGGYIVKPKSVEFWQGQSDRLHDRIRFRRPISGEKIDNIFVHTGENGWVYERLSP, encoded by the exons ATGCgaatgaaatacaaaaatagaaGTGAAACGtttatagaagaaaatttggTAAGTAAAGAACCAATAGGACAATTCAAAGCATGGTTTGATGAAGCATGCGAATCACCACATATTCTTGAACCAAATGCGGTATTTCTTGGAACAGCAACTAA AGATGGCATTCCGTCTGTAAGAACagtattattaaaacattttgatATGGAAggtttcaaattttatacaaattataacaGCAGAAAGGGTAAAGAAATA GAACAAAATCCCAATGTTGCAATGACCTTCTATTGGGAACCATTACACCGAGCT GTACGTATAGAGGGAACTATTGAAAAAACTTCAGCTAATGATTccgatgaatattttaatagccGACCATTTCCAAGTAAGATAGGATCTATGTCCAGTAAACAAAGTACTGTCATTGCTAGCAGGCATACTCTTATTGTGAAAGAAAGGGAATTACTTGCTCGATATACGGaagatgatattaaaagaCCAAATTGGTG GGGTGGTTACATAGTTAAACCAAAATCAGTTGAGTTTTGGCAAGGGCAAAGCGATCGTTTGCACGATAGAATTCGTTTCAGACGACCAATTTCCGGAGAAaagattgataatatttttgttcataCAGGTGAGAATGGATGGGTTTATGAAAGATTATCaccttaa
- the LOC124954189 gene encoding ATP-dependent RNA helicase p62-like isoform X2 produces MTYGSMSGGYRSNSVSHRGGVGQRNGYGGGGSNSRFGSRNGSTGGNSGGGIAGRGPRNANVAGTNLRKPNWDYENLKPFKKDFYIPHPNVQSRHPREVDLFREENKITLKGEKIPNPIQFFEEGNFPDYVMQAIRKQGFTEPTAIQAQGWPIAMSGLNMVGIAQTGSGKTLGYILPAIVHINSQQPLNRGDGPIALVLAPTRELAQQIQSVVNDFGSLSYVRNTCIFGGAPKGSQARDLERGVEICIATPGRLIDFLERGTTNLRRCTYLVLDEADRMLDMGFEPQIRKIIEQIRPDRQVLMWSATWPKEVRNLAEEYLTDYTQLNIGSLTLAANHNILQIVDVCQEHEKETKLGTLLQEIGNVNDDGGKTIIFVETKKKVENITRNIRRYGWPAVCMHGDKSQQERDYVLREFRNKKGSILVATDVAARGLDVDDVKYVINFDYPSSSEDYIHRIGRTGRSQSTGTSYAFFTPQNSRQAKDLINVLQEANQVINPKLAELATRTGGGGYNRNRWGYAARGRENTFSGTHKRFDNSRNSYNS; encoded by the exons at gACTTATGGATCTATGTCTGGTGGTTACCGTAGTAATAGTGTGAGCCATCGTGGAGGAGTAGGCCAACGAAATGGATATGGAGGTGGAGGATCAAATAGTCGTTTTGGAAGTCGTAATGGAAGTACAGGTGGAAATAGTGGAGGTGGTATTGCTGGACGTGGACCACGTAATGCCAATGTAGCTGGAACCAACCTGAGAAAACCAAATTGGGATTATGAGAACTTGAAACCTTtcaaaaaagatttctatATACCACATCCAAATGTACAATCACGTCATCCTCGTGAAGTCGATTTGTTTagggaagaaaacaaaatcacTCTCAAAGGGGAAAAAATACCTAATCCTATTCAATTTTTTGAAGAAGGAAATTTTCCTGACTATGTAATGCAGGCTATTAGAAAGCAAGGATTTACAGAACCGACTGCTATACAAGCTCAAGGTTGGCCAATTGCTATGTCTGGGCTAAATATGGTTGGTATAGCACAAACTGGATCTGGAAAGACATTAGGCTATATATTACCTGCTATTGTACACATCAACAGTCAACAACCTTTAAATAGAGGAGATGGGCCAATCGCTCTTGTTTTAGCACCAACTCGTGAACTTGCTCAACAAATACAAAGCGTTGTCAATGATTTTGGATCATTATCTTATGTAAGAAATACTTGCATTTTTGGTGGTGCCCCAAAAGGGAGTCAAGCACGTGATCTTGAACGAGGAGTAGAAATTTGTATCGCGACACCTGGACGTCTTATAGATTTCTTAGAACGTGGTACAACAAATTTACGAAGATGTACATATTTGGTATTGGATGAAGCTGATCGTATGTTGGATATGGGATTTGAACCTCAAATCAGAAAAATCATAGAACAAATCAGACCAGATCGACAAGTTCTCATGTGGTCAGCTACTTGGccaaaagaagtaagaaatcTTGCAGAAGAATATCTTACGGATTACACTCAATTAAATATTGGATCATTGACTTTGGCTGCAAACCACAATATTCTTCAAATAGTTGATGTATGTCAAGAacacgaaaaagaaacaaa ATTGGGAACTCTACTTCAAGAAATTGGTAATGTAAATGATGATGGTGGAAAGACTATCATTTTTGtagagacaaaaaagaaagttgaaaatatCACAAGAAATATTAGGAGATATGGCTGGCCTGCAGTATGCATGCATGGTGATAAGTCGCAACAAGAAAGAGATTATGTTCTTAGAG aattcAGAAACAAGAAAGGTTCTATTCTTGTAGCAACGGATGTTGCTGCACGTGGATTGG atgTTGACGATGTAAAATATGTGATCAACTTCGATTATCCGTCGTCGTCTGAAGACTACATACACAGAATTGGAAGAACAGGCCGTTCGCAAAGTACAGGAACGAGTTACGCATTCTTCACTCCACAAAATAGCAGACAAGCTAAAGATCTAATTAATGTACTTCAAGAGGCTAATCAAGTCATCAATCCAAAATTGGCAGAATTAGCAACGAGAACTGGTGGTGGCGGTTACAATCGTA atcGTTGGGGATATGCAGCCCGTGGAAGGGAAAACACATTCTCTGGAACACATAAACGTTTCGACAACTCAAGGAACAGTTATAATAGTTGA
- the LOC124953997 gene encoding signal recognition particle receptor subunit beta yields MEKHMKPLQQDNTNSLLIGILTAVLAIIITLVLYAIWRKRRSVGQNIILTGLSDSGKTLIYARLLCSKFILTHTSVKENIGDININNNTLKIVDIPGDERLRYKFFDKYKISAKGIIFVIDSVTFQKNIRDVAEYLYNLLSDIDGHKKLPILILCNKQDQTMAKGCTVIKSLLEKELNLLRLTKTNQLEATDATSSNVFLGKSNKDFEFNHLNSKVEFAESSAFIKDPETPAQMEALDAWLQNVIN; encoded by the exons atggAAAAACATATGAAGCCTCTACAGCAAGATAATACAAATTCACTATTAATAGGCATACTAACGGCAGTTTTGGCTATCATAATAACTTTAG TACTATATGCTATATGGCGTAAAAGAAGATCTGTTGGTcagaatattatattgacTGGACTTAGTGATTCTGGAAAAACGTTGATATATGCACGTTTGCTTTGTTCCAAATTCATTCTAACTCATACATCTGTTAAGGAAAATATAGgagatataaatatcaataat aaTACATTAAAGATCGTGGATATACCTGGAGATGAACGTTTACGttacaaattttttgataaatataaaatatctgcgaaaggaattatttttgtcattgaTTCTGTTacgtttcaaaaaaatattagggATGTGGCAGA gTATTTATACAACTTATTGTCAGATATAGATGGGCACAAAAAATTgccaatattaatattatgcaaTAAACAAGATCAAACAATGGCTAAAGGTTGTACTgtgataaaatcattattagaaaaagaattaaatcttttaagaTTAACTAAAACTAATCAACTGGAAGCTACAGATGCGACATCCTCAAATGTCTTTCTTGGAAAATCTAACAAAGATTTTGAATTCAATCATCTCAATTCAAAAGTAGAATTTGCAGAATCAAGTGCCTTTATCAAAGATCCTGAAACCCCTGCTCAAATGGAAGCATTGGATGCATGGTTACAAAATGTTAT aaACTGA